In Desulfobaculum bizertense DSM 18034, the sequence TTCCAGAAGGCCTTCTTCATCACTTTTGGCGGTAATGGATGCCATGCCCAAAAGTGATTGTTCTGCCAGTCCGTGTTCATCCAGCACACGGTGGACATGGGCCAGCAAATCTGCGGCCGGAACTCCACGCCGACATCCCATCCCAAGGACGAGAGTGCGCGGGTGAAGGACGAGAACCTGCTCGGGAGTTTCGAGAGCCTGAACGGTGACGATGACGGCCGGGCCTTGTGCATTCAGGGCTTCATGCTGCGAGACATGCCTGAAAAGTTTTGCCCAGGGCTGTGCTGCGGCACGCGGGGACCGAAGCTCGAGCAGATTGTCCGGGTCAGAAAGAGCAACGGTGCGACTCTCCAGAAGGGCGCCGTTGACGTGCTTGACCGCGGAAATATTCCTGATTGAGGTCCCGTGCTCAAGGGCAAGGGAATCAAGGGAGGGGAGGCGTTCAGTGTCAGTTGCGGTGGTGATGACGGCCTGCCCGCCAGTGATGCTGGCGATTGTGGTGGCGAGGTCGTTTGCACCGCCGATGTGGCCAGAGACAAGGCTGATGCAGTGCTGGCCGCGCTGGTCAAGGGCGACGACAGCGGGGTCGTGCTGCTTGCTGCGCAGGTGCGGAGCAATGGAGCGCACGGCAATGCCGGTAGCGGTCACAAAGACATGCTGCTGAAAGCGGGAAAAATTCTGGGCAACGCATGCCATAAGCCCAGACATGGGGCTGGCATCAAAACGGGTGGCCAGCCGTTCGGGAACGAAAAGCTGACCACCCAGTTTGCGTGCAATACGGTGTCCCAGCTCTGCCCCCTGCCCTGTGACGGCATAGACCGCTGTTTGGGCTGTGCAAGAAGAATCGGGGAGCTGTGCTGTCATGTGGACTCCGAGTTAGAACTGAACCTTGCGGACAGCGGAGAGGAACTTGTCGTAGTCTTCTTCGGTGTGAGCAAAGGAAGTGAAAGAGCATTCAAATCCAGACGGGGCAAGGTTAATGCCTGCGGCGCGCATCTGGCGGTAGAAGCTGGAGTAGCGCTCGCAGTCTGCCTGCTGGGAGCTTGCAAAGTTCGTCACGGGCTGCTCGGAGAAGAACAGGGTGAAGATGGATGCAATGGTGTTGATGCAGACCGGAATGGATTTTTCGGCAAAGATGGCGCGCAGTTCGTCAACGAGCTGTGCTGTACGCTTCTCAAGTCCGGCGTAGTCAGCCTTGGAGAGCAGCTCAAGAGTTTTGAGACCTGCGGCCATAGCGACGGGGTTACCGGAGAGGGTGCCAGCCTGATAGACCGGGCCGACAGGAGCGATGTGGTCCATGACCTCACGCTTGCCGCCGTATGCACCGACAGGGTAGCCGCCACCAATGATTTTGCCGAGGGTGGTCAGGTCAGGCTCAATGCCGAAGCGGGAGCCTGCGCCACCAAAGGCAACGCGGAAGCCAGTGATGACTTCGTCAAAAATAAGAAGGGCGCCGTATTCTGTGGTCACAGCGCGAAGGCCTTCGAGGAAGCCTTCTGCGGGGAGCACGAGGCCCATGTTGCCAGCGCAAGGCTCAACAATCACGGCTGCGATCTCGTCGCCATGCTTGGCGAAGAGTTCGCGAACAGCTGCGAGGTCGTTGTATGGAGCAAGCAGGGTGTGCTTGACGGTTTCTTCGGGGACGCCGGGAGTACCGGGAATGGACAGGGTTGCCAGACCGGAACCAGCGCTTGCGAGGAAGCTGTCAGAGTGGCCGTGATAGTTGCCGACGAACTTCACAACCTTGCTGCGGCCTGTGTAGCCACGGGCAAGGCGCAGGGCGCTCATGGTCGCTTCGGTACCGGAGCTTACCATACGAACCATATCCATAGACGGCACAGCGTCCACAACGGCACGGGCCATTTCGACTTCCAGAGCGCAGGGAGCGCCAAAGCTGGAGCCTTTTGCTGCGGCGTCGCAGGCGGCCTTGTTCACGTCGGGCTGGGCATAGCCCAGAAGCATTGGTCCCCAGGACATGATGAAGTCCAGAAGCTCGGTGCCGTCGACAGTTTTGATGTGGGAGCCGGAGGCGCTTTCAATGAACAGTGGGTCAGCACCAACGCTCAGGCAGGCGCGGACCGGGCTGTTTACGCCGCCCGGAATCAGCTCTTTTGCCTGCGCAAAAAGTTTTTCAGAACTCGTCATAAGGAGTCTCCAGTCAGAAAATGCAGGGCATTTCCTGAACTCTGCTCATCCCTCTTCCAATAAAAAATGCAGAGTACCGCGCGAGGGAGTGCACGGCAGTGCAGCCGCTGGACGGCAGGATATTGCAATGTCCTAGAAATATTTCATGGACGATTTTTTCAGTTCCTTGAGACTTTCAAGGACTTCATATTTTTCCACGCCTGTTTCCTGAATCAGCTCGCTGACGACGCGCTTGTAGTCGTCCGGGCTTT encodes:
- a CDS encoding cobalt-precorrin 5A hydrolase, which encodes MTAQLPDSSCTAQTAVYAVTGQGAELGHRIARKLGGQLFVPERLATRFDASPMSGLMACVAQNFSRFQQHVFVTATGIAVRSIAPHLRSKQHDPAVVALDQRGQHCISLVSGHIGGANDLATTIASITGGQAVITTATDTERLPSLDSLALEHGTSIRNISAVKHVNGALLESRTVALSDPDNLLELRSPRAAAQPWAKLFRHVSQHEALNAQGPAVIVTVQALETPEQVLVLHPRTLVLGMGCRRGVPAADLLAHVHRVLDEHGLAEQSLLGMASITAKSDEEGLLECARTLRVPIHFYNQEQLSAVSVPNPSERVLERMGVPSVCEAAALILSQAPSLLVPKTKTSNSTLAVAQVPSLS
- the hemL gene encoding glutamate-1-semialdehyde 2,1-aminomutase, which gives rise to MTSSEKLFAQAKELIPGGVNSPVRACLSVGADPLFIESASGSHIKTVDGTELLDFIMSWGPMLLGYAQPDVNKAACDAAAKGSSFGAPCALEVEMARAVVDAVPSMDMVRMVSSGTEATMSALRLARGYTGRSKVVKFVGNYHGHSDSFLASAGSGLATLSIPGTPGVPEETVKHTLLAPYNDLAAVRELFAKHGDEIAAVIVEPCAGNMGLVLPAEGFLEGLRAVTTEYGALLIFDEVITGFRVAFGGAGSRFGIEPDLTTLGKIIGGGYPVGAYGGKREVMDHIAPVGPVYQAGTLSGNPVAMAAGLKTLELLSKADYAGLEKRTAQLVDELRAIFAEKSIPVCINTIASIFTLFFSEQPVTNFASSQQADCERYSSFYRQMRAAGINLAPSGFECSFTSFAHTEEDYDKFLSAVRKVQF